In Mycoplasma sp. Mirounga ES2805-ORL, a single window of DNA contains:
- a CDS encoding cation-translocating P-type ATPase: MTKEEVLKYNGLDNESIRINYQKYGSNTLSKKKKTSFLKAFLMQFVDPMVILLTIAALISLSLAIYEHVSGQNKGSEIIISYVEPGIIMLVLILNSLLGAFQLIKSEQAVLALEKVNEANATVKRNNEMMSIPASQLLPGDLLFLNAGDTINADGRIISSSNFEVVESSLTGESNSVVKMANWTKQNDKTLAENNHYVYSGTYVTKGTAVVYIEKIAKETEIGKINSLIQNQNKAITPLQYKLNKLSKIFGYSGVVLLFVSFLVQVLLNNLSTGIWTNPQVYTNGFVTGISLAVAAIPEGLITFTTVLLSIGVAQLTKENAIAKNLLAVETLGSTNIICSDKTGTLTENKMTVVEAFTKNNFYEKDKNNDVFSELAKYLVLCNDAHLTMNKENNNYEEIGDPTETGLLRFGLNFGLTKEELLKQNELLQSQPFDSDRKLMSVLIKQKESNLIIVKGAPDVVIDRCKGIDREKLIKINEEWSSKTYRVLAAAIKKTSKSKITLNDEKDLEFVGFVAMIDPPRANIKESISMAKKAGIKTIMITGDHITTAKAIASNLGIFSKDDLAINGEQLSKMSDQELKDKVHLITVYARVNPSDKLRIVNAWKERDKVVAMTGDGVNDAPALKASDIGCAMGITGTEVSKQAADLILVDDNFNTIVGAVKNGRLIFDKIKTVILNMLISSLTEILVMLIGMVVFFLAYKDFYKEGFYIYSASQLLWVNFVTHGIPAIALGFVDSGKNVMNRSPYSKKESIFARGMGIELIWQSLVLSLLSLVSYAIAMEYNKNLGPGREHEIIALASTCSFTTLGVAASLNAINLMSDKSIFTSSIKKYYIVWIAALTSTIMILLVVLTPDVANVFRMSNEFVRNWKLVLISVGLGLTLTVASEFKKIILFAKSKLSKTN; encoded by the coding sequence GTGACAAAAGAAGAAGTTTTAAAATACAATGGATTAGATAATGAATCAATTAGGATTAATTATCAAAAATATGGAAGTAACACATTATCAAAAAAGAAAAAAACAAGTTTTTTAAAAGCTTTTCTTATGCAATTTGTTGACCCTATGGTTATCTTGTTGACAATTGCTGCATTAATTAGCTTGTCATTAGCAATTTATGAGCATGTTAGCGGTCAAAATAAGGGTTCTGAAATAATAATTAGTTATGTTGAACCAGGAATAATAATGCTTGTCTTAATTTTGAATAGTTTACTTGGAGCTTTTCAATTAATTAAAAGTGAACAAGCGGTACTGGCTTTAGAAAAAGTCAATGAAGCTAATGCTACTGTTAAAAGAAATAACGAAATGATGTCAATACCCGCTAGTCAGTTGTTGCCTGGAGATTTATTATTTTTAAATGCAGGAGATACAATAAATGCAGATGGCAGAATAATTTCTTCAAGTAATTTTGAGGTTGTAGAGTCTTCATTAACTGGGGAAAGCAATTCAGTAGTTAAAATGGCAAATTGAACTAAACAAAATGATAAAACTCTAGCTGAAAATAACCATTATGTCTACTCAGGTACTTATGTTACCAAAGGTACAGCAGTTGTTTATATTGAAAAAATAGCTAAAGAAACAGAAATTGGTAAGATTAATTCTTTAATTCAAAACCAAAACAAAGCAATTACACCTCTACAATACAAACTGAATAAATTAAGCAAAATATTTGGTTACTCAGGCGTTGTACTACTTTTTGTTAGCTTCTTAGTTCAAGTTTTATTAAATAATCTTTCAACCGGAATATGAACTAATCCACAAGTTTATACTAACGGTTTTGTAACAGGCATTTCACTAGCAGTAGCTGCTATACCTGAGGGTTTAATAACATTTACCACAGTTTTACTTTCAATTGGAGTTGCCCAATTGACTAAGGAAAATGCTATAGCCAAAAACCTTTTAGCAGTGGAAACACTTGGCTCAACAAATATTATATGTAGTGATAAAACAGGAACTCTTACTGAAAATAAAATGACTGTTGTTGAAGCATTTACTAAAAATAATTTTTATGAAAAAGATAAAAATAACGATGTCTTTAGTGAATTAGCAAAATATTTAGTATTGTGTAATGATGCTCATTTAACCATGAATAAAGAAAACAATAATTATGAAGAAATAGGGGATCCTACCGAAACTGGGTTGTTAAGATTTGGACTTAATTTTGGATTAACTAAAGAGGAGTTATTAAAACAAAATGAATTATTACAATCTCAACCATTTGATAGTGATCGTAAATTAATGAGTGTTCTTATTAAGCAAAAAGAATCCAATTTAATAATAGTTAAAGGTGCGCCTGATGTTGTTATTGATCGGTGCAAAGGGATTGATAGGGAAAAACTTATTAAAATAAATGAAGAATGATCTTCAAAAACTTATCGTGTTTTAGCTGCTGCTATTAAGAAAACATCTAAAAGTAAAATTACTCTAAATGATGAAAAAGATTTGGAATTTGTTGGATTTGTAGCAATGATAGATCCTCCAAGAGCAAATATTAAAGAAAGTATTAGTATGGCGAAAAAAGCTGGTATAAAGACAATAATGATAACTGGTGATCACATTACAACAGCTAAAGCTATAGCATCTAATTTAGGTATTTTTTCTAAAGATGATCTCGCTATTAATGGTGAACAATTAAGCAAAATGAGCGACCAAGAATTAAAAGATAAAGTCCATTTGATAACAGTTTATGCTAGAGTAAATCCTAGTGATAAACTTAGAATTGTTAATGCTTGAAAAGAAAGAGATAAAGTTGTTGCGATGACGGGAGATGGTGTTAATGATGCACCAGCTTTAAAAGCTAGTGATATAGGTTGTGCTATGGGTATTACAGGTACTGAAGTTTCAAAACAAGCTGCTGATTTAATTTTAGTTGACGATAATTTTAATACCATTGTTGGTGCAGTAAAAAACGGAAGATTAATTTTTGACAAGATTAAAACAGTTATTTTAAATATGTTAATTAGTTCACTAACAGAAATACTAGTTATGTTGATTGGAATGGTAGTATTTTTCTTGGCTTATAAGGATTTTTACAAAGAAGGATTTTATATTTATAGTGCTAGTCAATTATTATGAGTTAATTTTGTAACACATGGCATTCCGGCTATTGCATTAGGATTTGTTGATAGTGGTAAGAATGTTATGAATAGATCTCCATATAGTAAGAAAGAAAGTATTTTTGCTAGGGGAATGGGGATCGAATTGATTTGACAATCTCTTGTCTTAAGCTTATTGTCTCTTGTTTCATATGCTATAGCTATGGAATATAACAAGAATTTAGGCCCAGGGCGCGAACATGAGATAATAGCATTAGCAAGTACATGTAGTTTTACAACTTTAGGAGTTGCGGCTTCATTGAATGCAATTAATTTAATGAGCGATAAATCAATTTTTACATCAAGTATTAAGAAATACTACATTGTGTGAATCGCTGCCTTAACATCTACTATTATGATTTTATTAGTAGTTCTAACTCCTGATGTAGCAAATGTATTTAGAATGAGTAATGAATTTGTTAGAAATTGAAAATTAGTTCTA